A part of Streptomyces sp. NBC_01235 genomic DNA contains:
- a CDS encoding DUF488 domain-containing protein, translating to MSVRVRRVYDPPEPDDGVRVLVDRLWPRGVSKEAAHVDEWPKGLTPSAELRRWYHAGEGSFEEFARRYEAELAAPEAAELLDHVRESAAKGTVTLLTSAKSPERSHTAVLVRLLEADRR from the coding sequence ATGAGTGTCCGTGTACGTCGCGTCTACGACCCGCCCGAGCCCGACGACGGCGTGCGGGTCCTGGTCGACCGGCTGTGGCCGCGCGGTGTGTCCAAGGAAGCGGCCCATGTCGACGAATGGCCCAAGGGCCTCACCCCGTCCGCCGAGCTGCGCCGCTGGTACCACGCGGGCGAGGGGTCGTTCGAGGAGTTCGCGCGGCGCTACGAGGCCGAGCTGGCCGCCCCGGAGGCGGCCGAACTCCTGGATCACGTCCGGGAGTCGGCCGCCAAGGGGACGGTGACACTGCTGACGTCCGCGAAGTCGCCGGAGCGGAGCCACACGGCGGTGCTGGTCCGCCTGTTGGAGGCGGACCGGCGCTGA
- a CDS encoding FAD-binding dehydrogenase has protein sequence MDADVIVVGAGLAGLVAAHELTSRGRRVALVDQENAANLGGQAFWSFGGLFLVDSPEQRRLGIKDSFDLAWNDWQGSAQFDRTEDEDSWAVRWARAYVEFAAGEKRTWLTGHGISFVPTVGWAERGDLRADGHGNSVPRFHVAWGTGTGVVEPFVRYAKQAAKDGLLTFYHRHQVDELVLEDGAARGVRGTVLAADDSARGVASNRDRIGDFELTAQAVVVTSGGIGANHEIVRRYWPERLGTPPAEMVTGVPAYVDGRMLDISAEAGARLVNRDRMWHYTEGIQNWDPIWPGHGIRILPGPSSLWFDALGRRLPDPCLPGYDTLNTLKHLRTTEDIAGYDHSWFVLTRRIVEKEFALSGSEQNPDITAKDRKAVLRDRLLGKGAPAPVQAFLDKGADFVIADTLEKLVEKMNGLTEKALLDVDGLRRQIQARDLQIANPYSKDSQVQGIRNARRYIGDRLGRVATPHRVLDPEAGPLIAVKLHVLTRKTLGGIQTDLDSRALGADGQPVEGLYAAGEVAGFGGGGVHGYNALEGTFLGGCLFSGRAAGRAAAKQTG, from the coding sequence ATGGACGCGGACGTCATCGTCGTCGGAGCGGGTCTCGCCGGCCTGGTCGCGGCGCACGAACTCACCAGCAGGGGCAGGCGGGTCGCCCTGGTCGACCAGGAGAACGCCGCCAACCTCGGCGGCCAGGCGTTCTGGTCCTTCGGCGGGCTGTTCCTCGTCGACTCCCCGGAGCAGCGCCGCCTCGGCATCAAGGACTCCTTCGATCTCGCCTGGAACGACTGGCAGGGCAGCGCGCAGTTCGACCGGACCGAGGACGAGGACTCCTGGGCGGTGCGCTGGGCGCGCGCCTACGTCGAGTTCGCGGCGGGGGAGAAGCGCACCTGGCTCACCGGGCACGGGATCTCCTTCGTGCCGACCGTCGGCTGGGCCGAGCGCGGTGACCTGCGCGCCGACGGACACGGCAACTCCGTACCCCGTTTCCATGTCGCCTGGGGGACGGGCACGGGCGTCGTCGAGCCGTTCGTCCGCTACGCCAAGCAGGCTGCCAAGGACGGGCTGCTGACCTTCTACCACCGTCACCAGGTGGACGAACTGGTCCTCGAGGACGGCGCCGCCCGCGGTGTACGCGGCACGGTGCTCGCCGCCGACGACTCCGCACGCGGCGTCGCCTCCAACCGCGACCGGATCGGCGACTTCGAACTGACCGCCCAGGCCGTGGTCGTCACCAGCGGCGGCATCGGCGCCAACCACGAGATCGTGCGGCGGTACTGGCCCGAGCGCCTCGGCACCCCGCCCGCCGAGATGGTCACCGGTGTCCCCGCCTACGTCGACGGCCGGATGCTCGACATCAGCGCCGAGGCCGGTGCCCGGCTGGTCAACCGTGACCGCATGTGGCACTACACCGAGGGCATCCAGAACTGGGACCCCATCTGGCCCGGCCACGGCATCCGCATCCTGCCCGGCCCGTCCTCCCTGTGGTTCGACGCCCTCGGCCGCCGGCTGCCCGACCCGTGCCTGCCGGGCTACGACACCCTCAACACGCTCAAGCACCTGCGCACGACCGAGGACATCGCCGGGTACGACCACTCCTGGTTCGTCCTCACCCGCAGAATCGTCGAGAAGGAGTTCGCGCTGTCGGGCTCCGAGCAGAACCCGGACATCACCGCCAAGGACCGCAAGGCCGTTCTGCGCGACCGATTGCTCGGCAAGGGCGCCCCCGCTCCGGTGCAGGCGTTCCTGGACAAGGGCGCGGACTTCGTCATCGCCGACACCCTCGAGAAGCTCGTCGAGAAGATGAACGGGCTGACCGAGAAGGCACTGCTCGACGTGGACGGCCTGCGCCGGCAGATCCAGGCCCGCGACCTCCAGATCGCCAACCCGTACAGCAAGGACTCCCAGGTCCAGGGCATCCGCAACGCCCGCCGCTACATCGGCGACCGGCTCGGCCGCGTCGCCACCCCGCACCGCGTCCTCGACCCCGAGGCCGGTCCGCTGATCGCCGTCAAGCTGCACGTCCTCACCCGCAAGACCCTCGGCGGCATCCAGACCGACCTCGACTCGCGCGCCCTGGGCGCCGACGGGCAGCCGGTCGAGGGACTGTACGCGGCGGGAGAGGTCGCCGGCTTCGGCGGTGGCGGCGTCCACGGCTACAACGCCCTCGAAGGCACCTTCCTCGGCGGCTGCCTCTTCTCCGGGCGGGCGGCGGGACGGGCCGCGGCGAAGCAGACCGGCTGA
- a CDS encoding TetR/AcrR family transcriptional regulator, which translates to MAAQQTHQSTGRVTRRRVRTRANLLEAAFAVFSAKGFGRVSIEEVCEAAGYSRGAFYSNFDSLDELFFALYRERADLIAEQVADALAGDGPDLDVPASVDRVTEVLLLDRDWLLVKTDFLVHAARDPAVAQTLLEHRARLRRAIADRLARARGHTPLPAVLGDTDSAAHAVVAAYDGVTVQLLLDKDADGARAWLKQLLTALLTDGSANHL; encoded by the coding sequence ATGGCCGCGCAGCAGACGCACCAGTCGACGGGGCGTGTCACCCGACGCCGGGTCCGCACGCGGGCCAACCTGCTCGAGGCCGCGTTCGCCGTGTTCTCCGCCAAGGGGTTCGGGCGGGTCTCCATCGAGGAGGTCTGCGAGGCCGCCGGCTACAGCAGGGGCGCCTTCTACTCCAACTTCGACAGCCTGGACGAGCTGTTCTTCGCCCTCTACCGGGAACGCGCCGACCTCATCGCCGAGCAGGTCGCAGACGCCCTCGCCGGGGACGGTCCCGACCTCGACGTACCGGCCTCCGTGGACCGCGTCACCGAGGTACTCCTCCTCGACCGGGACTGGCTGCTGGTGAAGACGGACTTCCTGGTGCACGCCGCCCGCGATCCGGCCGTCGCCCAGACCCTCCTCGAACACCGGGCCAGGCTGCGCCGCGCGATCGCCGACCGGCTGGCCCGGGCGCGCGGCCACACCCCCCTGCCCGCCGTGCTCGGCGACACCGACTCCGCCGCCCACGCGGTGGTCGCCGCCTACGACGGGGTCACCGTCCAACTGCTGCTGGACAAGGACGCCGACGGCGCCCGTGCCTGGCTCAAGCAACTGCTCACCGCGCTGCTGACCGATGGCAGCGCAAACCACCTATAG
- a CDS encoding alpha-ketoglutarate-dependent dioxygenase AlkB: MTAHHLQGSLFDQTDELRLGPLDGTRRTALGAGAWIDVLPSWLTGSDGLFEHLAAEVPWRAERRKMYDNDVAVPRLLAFYGADEPLPHPVLEEARRALSAHYADELGEPFVTAGLCHYRDGRDSVAWHGDRIGRGAREDTMVAILSVGSPRDLLLRPVRGGETVRRPLGHGDLIVMGGSCQRTWEHCVPKSTRAAGPRISIQFRPRGVR, from the coding sequence ATGACCGCGCACCACCTCCAGGGCTCCCTCTTCGACCAGACCGACGAACTGCGCCTCGGCCCCCTCGACGGGACGCGCCGGACCGCACTCGGCGCGGGCGCCTGGATCGACGTGCTGCCGAGCTGGCTCACCGGCTCGGACGGATTGTTCGAACACCTGGCGGCCGAGGTCCCGTGGCGCGCCGAGCGCCGGAAGATGTACGACAACGACGTCGCCGTACCGCGCCTGCTGGCGTTCTACGGCGCGGACGAGCCGCTGCCCCACCCGGTGCTGGAGGAGGCCCGTCGGGCGCTGTCCGCGCACTACGCCGACGAGCTGGGCGAGCCGTTCGTCACCGCCGGGCTGTGCCACTACCGCGACGGCCGGGACAGCGTCGCCTGGCACGGCGACCGCATCGGCCGCGGCGCCCGGGAGGACACCATGGTCGCGATCCTCTCCGTGGGCTCCCCGCGCGACCTGCTGCTGCGTCCGGTGCGCGGGGGCGAGACGGTACGGCGCCCGCTGGGGCACGGCGATCTGATCGTGATGGGCGGCTCCTGCCAGCGAACCTGGGAACACTGCGTCCCCAAGTCCACCCGGGCCGCCGGACCGCGCATCAGCATCCAGTTCCGGCCGCGCGGAGTGCGGTGA
- a CDS encoding acyltransferase family protein, whose product MNVPPRRTELDVLRALVVVGLVFFHAALVFSPDDDFYVKNRDTTDVVTVVAGLGVVWAMPMLFLVAGLGARHSIGRRGPGGFARERLLRLGVPLVFATLTIIPVPQWLRLRAADPGYHEPYGRFWLRFFDVRLDLGDFPFVLRGEHFETGHLWFVVLLLTFCLLLAPVAGLLASGSRRAGDAVEHRPGLLLLPALPLAAIDSLLGMEESYAGWNRWAYLLFFGYGYALSDDERIRAGTRRVAVPVGVLGVVLFLATSPGFMTADDPFTDRTPLALLTRALFGAAGWCWVVAILGLLDRPRAHRRPPGRVLGYLAVAALPLYVLHQPVVVAFAYGAVGWSAPIVVKYAAIVAASLAVILLVYEYGVRRTPVTRFLFGMRGTPPSASTR is encoded by the coding sequence ATGAACGTGCCGCCCCGGCGCACGGAACTGGACGTCCTGCGCGCCCTCGTGGTCGTCGGCCTGGTGTTCTTCCACGCCGCCCTGGTCTTCTCCCCCGACGACGACTTCTACGTCAAGAACCGTGACACGACCGACGTCGTCACCGTCGTCGCCGGTCTCGGTGTGGTGTGGGCGATGCCGATGCTGTTCCTCGTCGCCGGTCTCGGTGCCCGCCACTCGATCGGCCGGCGCGGCCCCGGCGGCTTCGCCCGCGAACGCCTGCTGCGCCTGGGCGTTCCCCTGGTCTTCGCGACGCTGACGATCATCCCGGTCCCGCAGTGGCTGCGGCTGCGCGCCGCCGACCCTGGCTACCACGAGCCGTACGGGCGTTTCTGGCTGCGCTTCTTCGACGTCCGCCTCGACCTCGGCGACTTCCCCTTCGTCCTGCGGGGCGAGCACTTCGAGACCGGTCACCTGTGGTTCGTGGTCCTCCTTCTCACCTTCTGCCTGCTTCTCGCTCCGGTCGCGGGCCTGCTGGCGTCCGGGTCGAGGCGGGCGGGCGACGCGGTGGAACACCGGCCGGGCCTGCTGCTCCTGCCCGCCCTCCCGCTCGCCGCGATCGACTCCCTCCTGGGCATGGAGGAGAGCTACGCCGGCTGGAACCGCTGGGCGTACCTGCTGTTCTTCGGCTACGGCTACGCGCTGTCCGACGACGAGCGGATCCGCGCGGGGACGCGCCGGGTGGCCGTGCCGGTGGGCGTGCTCGGGGTCGTGCTGTTCCTGGCCACCTCCCCCGGGTTCATGACCGCGGACGACCCGTTCACCGACCGGACCCCGCTCGCGCTGCTCACCCGGGCACTGTTCGGCGCGGCGGGCTGGTGCTGGGTGGTGGCGATCCTGGGGCTGCTGGACCGGCCCCGCGCGCACCGCCGGCCGCCCGGCCGGGTCCTGGGGTATCTCGCGGTGGCCGCGCTGCCGCTGTACGTGCTCCACCAGCCGGTGGTGGTCGCCTTCGCCTACGGTGCGGTCGGCTGGTCCGCACCGATCGTCGTCAAGTACGCGGCGATCGTGGCCGCTTCGCTCGCGGTGATCCTGCTGGTGTACGAGTACGGGGTGCGCCGGACGCCGGTGACGCGGTTCCTGTTCGGCATGCGTGGAACCCCGCCGTCCGCATCCACCCGGTGA
- a CDS encoding MBL fold metallo-hydrolase produces the protein MRADVRQVADGTYLVHGSNTNWVILTEGDAVTLIDTGYPGDRRLVLDSLASVGASPQAVTAVLITHAHNDHLGSAEHLRATYGTPVYLHEAEVPHARREFLQQVTVGEVLKNAWRPGVLPWMVHALRSGGTEQHPVTAPEAFPATAGPLDLPGRPVPVHTPGHTSGHAVFHLPDAGIVVSGDALASGHPTSRVRGPQLLPDMFHHERARAVASLEVIEGLEADLLLPGHGPLHQGSVKAAAQQARERAV, from the coding sequence ATGCGGGCAGACGTACGGCAAGTGGCGGACGGCACCTACCTGGTGCACGGCAGCAACACCAACTGGGTGATCCTCACCGAGGGGGACGCCGTGACCCTGATCGACACCGGCTACCCCGGCGACCGCCGGCTGGTCCTGGACTCCCTTGCCTCCGTGGGCGCTTCGCCGCAGGCGGTCACGGCCGTGCTGATCACCCACGCCCACAACGACCACCTGGGCTCCGCCGAGCACCTGCGCGCGACGTACGGCACCCCGGTGTATCTGCACGAGGCCGAGGTGCCGCACGCCCGCCGGGAGTTCCTTCAGCAGGTGACCGTCGGCGAGGTGCTGAAGAACGCCTGGCGTCCGGGTGTCCTGCCGTGGATGGTGCACGCGCTGCGCTCCGGCGGCACCGAGCAGCACCCGGTCACCGCGCCCGAGGCGTTCCCGGCCACCGCCGGCCCGCTCGACCTGCCCGGCCGGCCCGTACCGGTGCACACCCCCGGCCACACCAGCGGCCACGCCGTCTTCCACCTCCCGGACGCGGGGATCGTCGTCTCCGGCGACGCCCTGGCCAGCGGCCACCCGACCTCGCGTGTGCGGGGGCCGCAGCTGCTGCCGGACATGTTCCACCACGAGCGCGCCCGGGCGGTGGCGTCGCTGGAGGTGATCGAGGGGCTGGAGGCCGACCTGCTGCTGCCCGGGCACGGACCGCTGCACCAGGGGTCCGTGAAGGCGGCGGCGCAGCAGGCCCGCGAGCGCGCCGTCTAA
- a CDS encoding DUF4032 domain-containing protein: MALQISATNPEHPALLLELPWHLPLEEWPEEILVPLPRGISRHVVRYAQAGDEVIAVKELAERPALREYELLRDLDRIGIPAVDPLAVVTGRTTDDGGALEPVLVTRHLGGSMPYRSMFETTMRPATMHRLMDALAVLLVRLHLAGFAWGDCSLSNTLFRRDAGAYAAYLVDAETGDLHPQLSSGQRDYDLDLARVNISGELLDLEASGALHPSVDPIEFGMEICARYGALWQELTRTSVYPAGKYHYIERRIRRLNELGFDVAEMQIEHSSNGDTVTFVPKVVDAGHHQRQLLRLTGLDTEENQARRLLNDLESWMATQDDYAPGDPLAARPEVLAHRWVRDVFRPTVRAVPLELRGSMDAAEIYHELLEHRWYLSERAQHDIGLDTAVEEYIKNILPKARETLEPTLPE; this comes from the coding sequence ATGGCTTTGCAGATCAGCGCCACCAACCCGGAGCATCCGGCACTCCTGCTGGAGCTGCCCTGGCACCTGCCCCTGGAGGAGTGGCCCGAGGAGATCCTGGTCCCGCTGCCGCGCGGCATCTCCCGCCACGTGGTGCGCTACGCCCAGGCCGGCGACGAGGTGATCGCCGTCAAAGAGCTCGCCGAGCGCCCGGCGCTGCGCGAGTACGAGCTGCTGCGCGACCTGGACCGCATCGGCATCCCAGCCGTCGACCCGCTGGCGGTGGTCACCGGCCGCACCACGGACGACGGCGGCGCGCTGGAGCCGGTGCTGGTCACCCGGCATCTGGGCGGTTCGATGCCGTACCGCTCGATGTTCGAGACGACGATGCGCCCGGCGACCATGCACCGGCTGATGGACGCCCTCGCCGTGCTCCTGGTGCGGCTGCACCTGGCCGGGTTCGCGTGGGGCGACTGCTCGCTGTCCAACACCCTGTTCCGGCGGGACGCGGGCGCCTACGCCGCCTATCTCGTCGACGCCGAGACCGGCGACCTGCACCCCCAGCTCAGCTCCGGGCAGCGCGACTACGACCTCGACCTCGCGCGCGTCAACATCAGCGGCGAGCTGCTCGACCTGGAGGCGTCCGGGGCGCTGCACCCGTCGGTGGACCCGATCGAGTTCGGCATGGAGATCTGCGCCCGCTACGGCGCGCTGTGGCAGGAACTGACCCGCACCTCGGTGTACCCGGCGGGCAAGTACCACTACATCGAGCGCCGGATCCGCCGCCTCAACGAGCTCGGTTTCGACGTCGCCGAGATGCAGATCGAGCACTCCTCCAACGGCGACACGGTCACGTTCGTGCCGAAGGTCGTCGACGCGGGCCACCACCAGCGCCAGCTGCTGCGCCTGACCGGTCTGGACACCGAGGAGAACCAGGCCCGGCGGCTGCTGAACGACCTGGAGAGCTGGATGGCCACCCAGGACGACTACGCCCCGGGCGACCCCCTCGCGGCCCGCCCCGAGGTACTGGCGCACCGGTGGGTGCGGGACGTCTTCCGGCCCACGGTGCGCGCGGTGCCGCTCGAACTGCGCGGCTCCATGGACGCGGCGGAGATCTACCACGAGCTCCTCGAACACCGCTGGTACCTGTCGGAGCGCGCTCAGCACGACATCGGGCTCGACACCGCCGTCGAGGAGTACATCAAGAACATCCTGCCCAAGGCGCGGGAAACCCTGGAGCCGACCCTTCCGGAGTGA